CCCGAGTGTGGGCACCTTGATCTCGGCGCCGAGCGCGGCCTCGTCGAAGCCCACCGGGACCTCGAGCGTCAGGTTGTCGTCCTTGCGGCCGAAGATCGCGTGCGGGCGGACCTTGACGGTGACATACAGGTCACCGGCGGGGCCGCCGTTGTCGCCCGGCGAGCCCTTGCCACGCAGCCGGATCCGCTGGCCGTCCCTCACCCCGGCAGGGATGCGGGCCTGGATCGTGCGCGAGGACGTGCCGCGACCGGAGCCGTGGCAGACGGGGCAGGCCTCGTCGTACGCCATCCGGCTGCCGTGGCACGTCGGGCAGGTCTCGTTCATCGAGAAGCCGCCACCGGCGCTGACCGCGACGTAGCCCGTGCCCTCGCAGGTGGGGCAGACGTGCGGTCGCGTGCCCGGCTTGCCGCCGGTGCCGTGGCAGGTGGCGCAGGCACCGTCGCTGGCCAGGCGCAACGAGATCGTCACGCCCTCGAGCGCGTCCGTGAAGGAGATGGTCGCCGAGGTCTCGGCGTCCGCCCCCTTGCGCGGCCGCGGCTGCTGGCGCGCACGCCCGCCGCCCCCGAAGAGGTCGCCGAACATGTCGCCGAAGCCGCCACCGCCGCCGGTGCGGTCACGCAGCAGGTCGTTCAGGTCGAAGCCGCCCGCGGAGTAGCCCCCGGGGAAGCCGCCACC
The sequence above is a segment of the Nocardioides jiangxiensis genome. Coding sequences within it:
- the dnaJ gene encoding molecular chaperone DnaJ; protein product: MSAKADWASKDFYAELGVKKDATQDEIKKAYRKLARANHPDSNPGDTAKHEKFKTVAEAYDVVGDPEKRKEYDEFRSMPAGFSGGGFPGGGFPGGYSAGGFDLNDLLRDRTGGGGGFGDMFGDLFGGGGRARQQPRPRKGADAETSATISFTDALEGVTISLRLASDGACATCHGTGGKPGTRPHVCPTCEGTGYVAVSAGGGFSMNETCPTCHGSRMAYDEACPVCHGSGRGTSSRTIQARIPAGVRDGQRIRLRGKGSPGDNGGPAGDLYVTVKVRPHAIFGRKDDNLTLEVPVGFDEAALGAEIKVPTLGGAPVTLRLPAGTPNGRTFRVRGKGVKKADGTQGDLLVTVEVHVPAVLDAAAREAIEAYRAATSDKPLRTRLFEEA